ACCTCGCGCGCGACGCGCAACGCCTCGCGCAAAATCGTTTCGGGTTGCGGGCAATGATGCAAAACGAAACTCAATACCGCGTAATCGAAACTATTTTCCGCGAACGCGAGTTGGCGGCTATCGCACACAGACAATGGCAAATTACTCTGGTTGTATTTCGCGACATCCACCATCGTCACGCGCGCGTTGAATCGGCGTGTCATTGCTTCGGCGAGCAATCCTTTGCCTGCGCCAATGTCAATCACGGTACTGTTTGGTTTGATGGCAGATGCAAATGATTCGAGTATAGCGTTGGCTCTCGACAAGGCGTTTACCCTTTGCGCGCCATGATGATCGCTTCGGTGAGACTGAAGAATAGTTTGTCGCCTTCCACGCGCGGCTGTAAGAATTCGCGCACCGCGTCCGGCGCACCCACCAACCACTCGCGCAATTGCGCTTTGACCGCCGCGCTCACGCTCATCCGATCTGCCCACGGGTCGAATTCCATTTCCTTGCTGAAATGTTCGTGGTGTTCCACCGGCATTCCTGCGTCGGTGAACATGGCTTCGAGGCGAACGAGCGGATAGCACCAGTTGTGCGACGGGTCGCGCTGTTTCTCAAAATGATAATAACAATTATCGGTGTTTTGTTTTGCAATCTGAACCAATGGACATCTCCTCGATGATGGGAACTACGACAAAACCGAGAAATCAAGACGAAACTCCAGGAACGACTTGAGGACACAGCGGCAAAGGAGTGGCGACAAACCATCAGTAGCAAACAGGGCGGGTAGCTCGATACTCGCCCGTTTGTTTCTCGCCAAGCAGTTCGGCGTTATCGACCGTACCATGAAGAATGAGTGGGCACTGTTGCCTCTATCGATGTGTTTTCCGTGAACTGCGTTTCCTCGGACGGTCGTTCCTGATACTCTGGATGAACTGAGTGCGTTCATTTGGACAGGTCAATCTTCGAGCGCTGTCAAGGTGCAAAACTATTTCTTGCGTAGATGTCGCTGGATTTTCTAGATTGACATTCGGATCGCGCGAAAATACCAATGCGAGCCCTGGGGGTTCTTCCTCTGGTTCCACATAGGCGAGTCCCACAAGACACAGACCAGCGACCTCGTTCAATACTTGGTCCTCGTTTTGATGAGAGACATGAAGTGAACGGCCGCAATCCGGGCAAAGCAGTGGTAGTGTATGACCATCTTCAAATACTAACGCAAAAGCCGTCCCTTGACTGTCCGGAAGAATATCCTTCACGCGCTTCCCGCCGAGGTGGGCATCGACTCGTTCGATCACGCACTCGTATTGATTCCCAATTCGAAGCATCGGGCAATCATGTTCGCTGCCTCTCAGCAACCCATCGAGCGATCTGACTGTTCGCATTTTACCGCCTATCTTTCGCAGATGCAAAACGTCGTGTTTGTATTGGGTTATGCTTTTCGGCCGACAATGATCGCCTCATGCAATGCAAAGAATATCTTATTGCCGTCCCATCGAGGTGTCAGCCATTGGCGAACGGTATCCGGCGCGTCTGTAAGCCACTGGCGCAATTTCGTTTTTGTCTCTTCACTCGCACCCGTCCGATCTGCCCATGGATCGAATTCAATTTCCTTTGAAAAAGTTTCCG
This Chloroflexota bacterium DNA region includes the following protein-coding sequences:
- a CDS encoding class I SAM-dependent methyltransferase, whose amino-acid sequence is MSRANAILESFASAIKPNSTVIDIGAGKGLLAEAMTRRFNARVTMVDVAKYNQSNLPLSVCDSRQLAFAENSFDYAVLSFVLHHCPQPETILREALRVAREVIVIENDVRGTWRSWLTQAIDSWPSIQYGTPPCYFTKSRDAWRAWFAQFPVEARVLREFSLEFGFFRNVTVILRPQTADDRPQKIAAVGG